Proteins encoded within one genomic window of Epinephelus lanceolatus isolate andai-2023 chromosome 9, ASM4190304v1, whole genome shotgun sequence:
- the gapvd1 gene encoding GTPase-activating protein and VPS9 domain-containing protein 1 isoform X1 produces MVKPDIHTLAHHLKQERLYVASEKQLIQRLNSDVLKTAERLYRAAWIAKQQRINLDRLILTSAEASPAECCQHAKMLEDTQFVDGYKTLGFQETIYGEFLARLRENPRLVASCLVAGERLNQEHTQSVTHTVFTSLYGNCIMQEDESYLLQVLRYLVEFELKESDNPRRLLRRGTCAFSILFKLFSEGLYSAKLFLTATLHEPIMQLLVEDEDHLETDPAKVTERLTPAQQERFGEKGSEGYKQRVQAAVEANEAKLVALVNKFIGYLKQNTYCFPHSLRWIVSQMYKTLSCVERLEVGEVRTMCTDLLLTCFICPAIVNPEQYGIISDAPINEVARFNLMQVGQLLQQLAMADDDADPRRKSSLSKFDKSCVAAFLDVVIGGRAVETPPMSSMNLLEGLSRTAVYITHNQLLVLVDFVRNVMAGDHLREEEHMALETLVANVPQSRTVKSNSLELTPSNTPQLSPATTPANKKNRLPIGQHLAAITSWDPTTTTLSAHIPLVTPFAAARSRSRTNIAQEGEAEASSQESLQELMPEEVLVISLGTGPQSVPGMMSENEVLNLQMADGAQGDGHADDTKLHGKPDKTLRFSLCSDNLEGISEGPSNRSNSVSSLDLEGESVSELGAGPSGSNGVEALQLLEHEQATTQDNLDDKLRKFEIRDMMGLTDDRDISETVSETWSTDVLGSDFDPNMDEDRLQEIAGAAAENMLGSLLCLPGSGSVLLDPYGSTISETTSEAWSVEVLPSDSEAPDLKQEERLQELESCSGVGSTSDDTEVREVSSRPSTPGLSVVSGISATSEDIPNKIEDLRSECSSDFGGKDSVTSPDGEESGHGAHHLTSPPSQADSLLAMFDPLSSGEGSSTGTIVRPKVHYARPPHPPPDPPIPEASALGQETRHSLFTPHCLAQAELEHTKQRHSFPDRLVRSRSSDIVCPGRRPTSDPGLNRRVAAEERDPAGAFALGPSSSPSKDSLKGEVEDRKDSDDEKSDRNRPWWKKRFVSAIPKAPIAAFRKRDKHEKDDIVPERVPQDDPLPRQSSQAQAAEDILDKYRNIKRTSPSDGATGGASYDGTGDLCVEDSVHDSPREDTLQNISTDDLPDSASQTAQQHDSKFSFSDAKKKLRLALCSADSVALPIMAPATTRNGLPDHMDSEDNEIVCFLKVQLAEAINLQDKNQMAQIQETTRCVSRFDARTCRKLLAAIAEDYRKRAPYIAYLSRCRQGLQTSQAHLERLLQRVLRDKEVANRYFTTVCVRLLLEHMESRMLDFIKAFQGCTAADDKTAAVEDFLRYLYGAMARDAIWQYASEDQLQDAQMAIERSVMNRIFKLAFYPNQDGDILRDQLFHEHIQRLTKVVTANHKALQIPEVYLKEAPWPSAQSEIRTINAYKTPRDKVQCILRMCSTIMNLLSLANEDSVPGADDFVPVLVFVLIRANPPCLLSTVQYINNFYASRLSGEECYWWMQFTAAVEFIKTIDDRK; encoded by the exons ATGGTGAAGCCAGATATCCACACTCTGGCCCACCACCTGAAGCAGGAGCGGCTGTATGTAGCGTCGGAGAAGCAGCTCATCCAGAGGCTCAACAGTGATGTGCTGAAGACAGCCGAGAGGCTGTACCGGGCTGCATGGATCGCCAAGCAGCAGAGGATCAACCTCGATCGTCTCATTCTCACCAG TGCGGAGGCTTCTCCGGCTGAATGCTGCCAACATGCCAAAATGCTGGAAGACACCCAGTTTGTTGATGGCTACAAGACTCTGGGCTTCCAGGAGACAATCTATGGCGAGTTCTTGGCCAGGTTAAGGGAGAACCCTAGACTGgtggcttcctgtttggtggcaGGCGAGAGGCTGAACCAGGAGCACACCCAGTCAGTCACCCATACAGTCTTCACCTCTCTTTATGGCAACTGTATTATGCAGGAGGATGAGAGCTACCTGTTACAG GTGTTGCGATACCTGGTGGAGTTTGAGCTGAAAGAGAGTGACAACCCTCGCCGCCTACTGCGACGGGGAACCTGTGCCTTCAGCATCCTTTTCAAGCTCTTCTCTGAGGGCCTGTACTCAGCCAAGCTCTTCCTCACTGCCACCCTCCATGAACCCATTATGCAGCTGCTGGTGGAGGATGAAGACCACCTGGAGACTGACCCAGCCAAGGTGACAGAGCGCCTCACTCCGGCCCAGCAGGAACGCTTCGGAGAGAAGGGCTCTGAGGGCTACAAACAAAGGGTGCAGGCAGCTGTGGAGGCCAATGAGGCCAAGCTGGTGGCTCTGGTCAACAAATTTATTGGTTACCTGAAGCAGAACACCTACTGCTTTCCCCACAGCCTGCGTTGGATTGTGTCGCAGATGTACAAGACTTTGTCATGTGTGGAGCGTCTTGAGGTGGGCGAGGTGCGCACCATGTGTACAGACCTGCTGCTGACCTGCTTCATTTGCCCAGCTATAGTTAACCCAGAGCAGTATGGTATCATCTCAGATGCCCCCATCAATGAAGTAGCCCGCTTCAATCTAATGCAG GTGGGGCAGCTTTTGCAGCAGTTGGCCATGGCTGATGATGATGCAGACCCAAGGCGGAAAAGCAGTTTGTCCAAATTTGATAAG AGTTGTGTTGCTGCCTTTCTGGATGTGGTGATTGGAGGAAGAGCAGTTGAGACCCCACCCATGTCCTCAATGAACCTTTTGGAAGGCCTCAGTAGGACTGCGGTCTATATCACACATAATCAGCTGCTGGTGCTG GTGGACTTTGTGCGGAACGTGATGGCAGGGGACCACCTTCGGGAGGAGGAGCACATGGCTCTGGAGACCCTGGTTGCCAACGTGCCCCAGTCTCGAACTGTGAAGAGCAACAGTCTGGAGCTCACTCCCTCCAACACCCCCCAGCTCTCCCCGGCTACCACTCCTGCCAACAAGAAGAACAGGCTCCCCATAG GACAACACTTAGCTGCTATAACATCCTGGGACCCCACAACCACCACTCTGTCTGCTCACATTCCATTAGTAACCCCTTTTG CAGCTGCTCGCAGCCGCAGCCGTACCAACATAGCCCAGGAGGGGGAGGCAGAGGCCAGCTCCCAAGAGTCCCTACAGGAGCTGATGCCAGAGGAGGTGCTGGTGATTTCACTAGGAACTGGCCCACAGTCTGTCCCTGGGATGATGTCAGAGAATGAG GTATTGAACCTGCAGATGGCTGATGGAGCCCAGGGGGATGGCCATGCTGATGATACCAAGCTGCATGGTAAACCAGACAAAACTCTGCGCTTCTCCCTTTGCAGTGACAACTTGGAAGGCATCTCAGAGG gCCCATCCAATCGTTCTAACTCTGTGTCATCTCTGGACCTGGAGGGAGAGTCTGTTTCTGAGCTTGGAGCCGGACCATCAGGGAGCAACGGGGTGGAGGCTCTACAGCTTTTGGAGCATGAACAgg CTACTACTCAGGACAACCTGGATGACAAACTGCGCAAGTTTGAGATTAGAGACATGATGGGTCTAACAGATGATCGCGACATCTCTGAGACGGTCAGCGAAACCTGGAGCACTGACGTGCTCGGCAGTGACTTTGACCCCAACATGGATGAAGATCGGCTGCAGGAAATAGCAG GGGCAGCTGCGGAGAACATGCTCGGCAGCCTGCTGTGTCTTCCTGGCTCGGGTTCAGTACTGCTGGACCCCTACGGCTCCACCATCTCAGAGACCACAAGCGAGGCCTGGAGCGTGGAGGTCCTTCCCAGTGACTCAG AAGCCCCAGACCTGAAGCAGGAGGAGCGCCTGCAGGAGCTGGAGAGCTGCTCAGGGGTTGGCAGTACCTCTGATGACACAGAGGTCAGAGAGGTCAGCTCGAGACCCAGCACACCAGGTCTCAGTGTCGTCTCAG GCATCAGCGCAACCTCAGAAGACATCCCCAACAAGATCGAGGACCTGCGGTCAGAGTGCAGCTCAGACTTTGGAGGGAAGGACTCTGTGACCAGTCCAGATGGGGAGGAGTCAGGCCACG GAGCACACCATCTGACATCTCCACCGTCACAGGCTGATTCCTTACTGGCCATGTTCGATCCCCTCTCCTCCGGTGAAG GCTCCTCCACTGGCACAATAGTGAGGCCCAAAGTGCACTATGCCAGGCCCCCTCACCCTCCCCCTGATCCTCCCATCCCTGAAGCCAGTGCCCTGGGGCAGGAGACGCGCCACTCTCTCTTCACGCCCCACTGCCTGGCCCAGGCTGAGCTGGAGCACACCAAGCAGCGCCACTCCTTCCCTGACAGGCTGGTCCGTAGCCGCAGCTCCGACATCGTGTGCCCAGGCCGCCGGCCCACAAGTGACCCCGGCCTTAACCGGCGGGTCGCGGCCGAAGAGCGCGACCCTGCCGGGGCCTTCGCCTTAGGACCGTCCTCATCCCCCAGCAAGGACTCCCTGAAAGGGGAG GTTGAGGACAGGAAAGACAGTGACGATGAGAAGTCTGATCGCAACAGGCCATGGTGGAAGAAACGTTTTGTGTCAGCCATTCCCAAAG CGCCCATAGCTGCATTTCGGAAAAGGGACAAGCACGAGAAAGACGACATTGTCCCGGAGCGTGTTCCACAAG ATGACCCGTTGCCCAGACAGAGCTCTCAAGCACAGGCAGCTGAAGACATCCTGGACAAGTACAGGAACATCAAAAGGACCAGCCCAAGTGATGGAGCCACAGGCGGAGCTTCTTACGATGGTACAGGAG ATCTGTGTGTTGAGGACAGCGTTCACGACTCTCCTAGAGAAGACACTCTGCAGAACATCTCCACAGATGACCTCCCAGACTCAGCCAGCCAGACAGCACAGCAGCATGACTCCAAGTTCTCTTTCAG TGATGCAAAGAAGAAGTTGCGGTTGGCGTTGTGTTCTGCAGACTCAGTTGCTCTGCCCATCATGGCTCCTGCGACCACACGAAATGGGCTGCCTGACCACATGGACTCTGAAG acaaTGAGATCGTCTGCTTCCTGAAGGTCCAACTGGCAGAGGCCATCAACCTTCAGGATAAGAACCAGATGGCCCAGATCCAGGAGACCACGCGCTGTGTCAGCCGCTTCGACGCACGCACCTGCAGGAAGCTGCTGGCTGCCATTGCGGAGGATTACAG aAAGCGAGCGCCATACATCGCTTATCTATCCAGGTGTCGTCAGGGCCTGCAGACCTCTCAGGCCCACCTGGAGAGGCTCCTCCAGAGGGTGCTGAGAGACAAGGAGGTAGCTAACCGCTACTTCACCACCGTCTGTGTCAGGCTCCTTCTTGAGCACATGGAGTCCAGGATGCTTGACTTCATCAAAG CGTTCCAGGGGTGCACAGCAGCGGATGacaagacagcagcagtggagGATTTTCTGCGCTACTTGTATGGCGCCATGGCCCGTGATGCCATTTGGCAGTACGCTAGCGAGGACCAGCTGCAGGACGCCCAGATGGCTATCGAGCGCAGCGTTATGAACCGCATCTTCAAACTGGCCTTCTACCCCAACCAGGATGGAGATATTCTCAGAGACCA GCTTTTCCACGAACATATCCAGCGGCTCACAAAAGTTGTGACGGCCAATCATAAAGCTCTGCAAATCCCAGAG GTTTACCTGAAGGAGGCTCCCTGGCCCTCTGCACAGTCTGAGATCAGGACCATCAATGCATACAAGACACCACGAGACAAAGTCCAGTGTATACTGCGCATGTGTTCCACCATCATGAACCTCCTCAGTCTGGCCAATGAAGACTCAGTCCCTGGAGCGGATGACTTTGTCCCTGTGCTTGTCTTTGTCCTCATAAGG GCAAACCCGCCCTGCCTGCTGTCCACCGTTCAGTACATCAATAATTTCTATGCCAGCCGGCTGAGTGGGGAGGAGTGCTATTGGTGGATGCAGTTCACCGCGGCGGTGGAATTCATTAAGACCATCGACGATCGCAAGTGA
- the gapvd1 gene encoding GTPase-activating protein and VPS9 domain-containing protein 1 isoform X2, which translates to MVKPDIHTLAHHLKQERLYVASEKQLIQRLNSDVLKTAERLYRAAWIAKQQRINLDRLILTSAEASPAECCQHAKMLEDTQFVDGYKTLGFQETIYGEFLARLRENPRLVASCLVAGERLNQEHTQSVTHTVFTSLYGNCIMQEDESYLLQVLRYLVEFELKESDNPRRLLRRGTCAFSILFKLFSEGLYSAKLFLTATLHEPIMQLLVEDEDHLETDPAKVTERLTPAQQERFGEKGSEGYKQRVQAAVEANEAKLVALVNKFIGYLKQNTYCFPHSLRWIVSQMYKTLSCVERLEVGEVRTMCTDLLLTCFICPAIVNPEQYGIISDAPINEVARFNLMQVGQLLQQLAMADDDADPRRKSSLSKFDKSCVAAFLDVVIGGRAVETPPMSSMNLLEGLSRTAVYITHNQLLVLVDFVRNVMAGDHLREEEHMALETLVANVPQSRTVKSNSLELTPSNTPQLSPATTPANKKNRLPIGQHLAAITSWDPTTTTLSAHIPLVTPFAARSRSRTNIAQEGEAEASSQESLQELMPEEVLVISLGTGPQSVPGMMSENEVLNLQMADGAQGDGHADDTKLHGKPDKTLRFSLCSDNLEGISEGPSNRSNSVSSLDLEGESVSELGAGPSGSNGVEALQLLEHEQATTQDNLDDKLRKFEIRDMMGLTDDRDISETVSETWSTDVLGSDFDPNMDEDRLQEIAGAAAENMLGSLLCLPGSGSVLLDPYGSTISETTSEAWSVEVLPSDSEAPDLKQEERLQELESCSGVGSTSDDTEVREVSSRPSTPGLSVVSGISATSEDIPNKIEDLRSECSSDFGGKDSVTSPDGEESGHGAHHLTSPPSQADSLLAMFDPLSSGEGSSTGTIVRPKVHYARPPHPPPDPPIPEASALGQETRHSLFTPHCLAQAELEHTKQRHSFPDRLVRSRSSDIVCPGRRPTSDPGLNRRVAAEERDPAGAFALGPSSSPSKDSLKGEVEDRKDSDDEKSDRNRPWWKKRFVSAIPKAPIAAFRKRDKHEKDDIVPERVPQDDPLPRQSSQAQAAEDILDKYRNIKRTSPSDGATGGASYDGTGDLCVEDSVHDSPREDTLQNISTDDLPDSASQTAQQHDSKFSFSDAKKKLRLALCSADSVALPIMAPATTRNGLPDHMDSEDNEIVCFLKVQLAEAINLQDKNQMAQIQETTRCVSRFDARTCRKLLAAIAEDYRKRAPYIAYLSRCRQGLQTSQAHLERLLQRVLRDKEVANRYFTTVCVRLLLEHMESRMLDFIKAFQGCTAADDKTAAVEDFLRYLYGAMARDAIWQYASEDQLQDAQMAIERSVMNRIFKLAFYPNQDGDILRDQLFHEHIQRLTKVVTANHKALQIPEVYLKEAPWPSAQSEIRTINAYKTPRDKVQCILRMCSTIMNLLSLANEDSVPGADDFVPVLVFVLIRANPPCLLSTVQYINNFYASRLSGEECYWWMQFTAAVEFIKTIDDRK; encoded by the exons ATGGTGAAGCCAGATATCCACACTCTGGCCCACCACCTGAAGCAGGAGCGGCTGTATGTAGCGTCGGAGAAGCAGCTCATCCAGAGGCTCAACAGTGATGTGCTGAAGACAGCCGAGAGGCTGTACCGGGCTGCATGGATCGCCAAGCAGCAGAGGATCAACCTCGATCGTCTCATTCTCACCAG TGCGGAGGCTTCTCCGGCTGAATGCTGCCAACATGCCAAAATGCTGGAAGACACCCAGTTTGTTGATGGCTACAAGACTCTGGGCTTCCAGGAGACAATCTATGGCGAGTTCTTGGCCAGGTTAAGGGAGAACCCTAGACTGgtggcttcctgtttggtggcaGGCGAGAGGCTGAACCAGGAGCACACCCAGTCAGTCACCCATACAGTCTTCACCTCTCTTTATGGCAACTGTATTATGCAGGAGGATGAGAGCTACCTGTTACAG GTGTTGCGATACCTGGTGGAGTTTGAGCTGAAAGAGAGTGACAACCCTCGCCGCCTACTGCGACGGGGAACCTGTGCCTTCAGCATCCTTTTCAAGCTCTTCTCTGAGGGCCTGTACTCAGCCAAGCTCTTCCTCACTGCCACCCTCCATGAACCCATTATGCAGCTGCTGGTGGAGGATGAAGACCACCTGGAGACTGACCCAGCCAAGGTGACAGAGCGCCTCACTCCGGCCCAGCAGGAACGCTTCGGAGAGAAGGGCTCTGAGGGCTACAAACAAAGGGTGCAGGCAGCTGTGGAGGCCAATGAGGCCAAGCTGGTGGCTCTGGTCAACAAATTTATTGGTTACCTGAAGCAGAACACCTACTGCTTTCCCCACAGCCTGCGTTGGATTGTGTCGCAGATGTACAAGACTTTGTCATGTGTGGAGCGTCTTGAGGTGGGCGAGGTGCGCACCATGTGTACAGACCTGCTGCTGACCTGCTTCATTTGCCCAGCTATAGTTAACCCAGAGCAGTATGGTATCATCTCAGATGCCCCCATCAATGAAGTAGCCCGCTTCAATCTAATGCAG GTGGGGCAGCTTTTGCAGCAGTTGGCCATGGCTGATGATGATGCAGACCCAAGGCGGAAAAGCAGTTTGTCCAAATTTGATAAG AGTTGTGTTGCTGCCTTTCTGGATGTGGTGATTGGAGGAAGAGCAGTTGAGACCCCACCCATGTCCTCAATGAACCTTTTGGAAGGCCTCAGTAGGACTGCGGTCTATATCACACATAATCAGCTGCTGGTGCTG GTGGACTTTGTGCGGAACGTGATGGCAGGGGACCACCTTCGGGAGGAGGAGCACATGGCTCTGGAGACCCTGGTTGCCAACGTGCCCCAGTCTCGAACTGTGAAGAGCAACAGTCTGGAGCTCACTCCCTCCAACACCCCCCAGCTCTCCCCGGCTACCACTCCTGCCAACAAGAAGAACAGGCTCCCCATAG GACAACACTTAGCTGCTATAACATCCTGGGACCCCACAACCACCACTCTGTCTGCTCACATTCCATTAGTAACCCCTTTTG CTGCTCGCAGCCGCAGCCGTACCAACATAGCCCAGGAGGGGGAGGCAGAGGCCAGCTCCCAAGAGTCCCTACAGGAGCTGATGCCAGAGGAGGTGCTGGTGATTTCACTAGGAACTGGCCCACAGTCTGTCCCTGGGATGATGTCAGAGAATGAG GTATTGAACCTGCAGATGGCTGATGGAGCCCAGGGGGATGGCCATGCTGATGATACCAAGCTGCATGGTAAACCAGACAAAACTCTGCGCTTCTCCCTTTGCAGTGACAACTTGGAAGGCATCTCAGAGG gCCCATCCAATCGTTCTAACTCTGTGTCATCTCTGGACCTGGAGGGAGAGTCTGTTTCTGAGCTTGGAGCCGGACCATCAGGGAGCAACGGGGTGGAGGCTCTACAGCTTTTGGAGCATGAACAgg CTACTACTCAGGACAACCTGGATGACAAACTGCGCAAGTTTGAGATTAGAGACATGATGGGTCTAACAGATGATCGCGACATCTCTGAGACGGTCAGCGAAACCTGGAGCACTGACGTGCTCGGCAGTGACTTTGACCCCAACATGGATGAAGATCGGCTGCAGGAAATAGCAG GGGCAGCTGCGGAGAACATGCTCGGCAGCCTGCTGTGTCTTCCTGGCTCGGGTTCAGTACTGCTGGACCCCTACGGCTCCACCATCTCAGAGACCACAAGCGAGGCCTGGAGCGTGGAGGTCCTTCCCAGTGACTCAG AAGCCCCAGACCTGAAGCAGGAGGAGCGCCTGCAGGAGCTGGAGAGCTGCTCAGGGGTTGGCAGTACCTCTGATGACACAGAGGTCAGAGAGGTCAGCTCGAGACCCAGCACACCAGGTCTCAGTGTCGTCTCAG GCATCAGCGCAACCTCAGAAGACATCCCCAACAAGATCGAGGACCTGCGGTCAGAGTGCAGCTCAGACTTTGGAGGGAAGGACTCTGTGACCAGTCCAGATGGGGAGGAGTCAGGCCACG GAGCACACCATCTGACATCTCCACCGTCACAGGCTGATTCCTTACTGGCCATGTTCGATCCCCTCTCCTCCGGTGAAG GCTCCTCCACTGGCACAATAGTGAGGCCCAAAGTGCACTATGCCAGGCCCCCTCACCCTCCCCCTGATCCTCCCATCCCTGAAGCCAGTGCCCTGGGGCAGGAGACGCGCCACTCTCTCTTCACGCCCCACTGCCTGGCCCAGGCTGAGCTGGAGCACACCAAGCAGCGCCACTCCTTCCCTGACAGGCTGGTCCGTAGCCGCAGCTCCGACATCGTGTGCCCAGGCCGCCGGCCCACAAGTGACCCCGGCCTTAACCGGCGGGTCGCGGCCGAAGAGCGCGACCCTGCCGGGGCCTTCGCCTTAGGACCGTCCTCATCCCCCAGCAAGGACTCCCTGAAAGGGGAG GTTGAGGACAGGAAAGACAGTGACGATGAGAAGTCTGATCGCAACAGGCCATGGTGGAAGAAACGTTTTGTGTCAGCCATTCCCAAAG CGCCCATAGCTGCATTTCGGAAAAGGGACAAGCACGAGAAAGACGACATTGTCCCGGAGCGTGTTCCACAAG ATGACCCGTTGCCCAGACAGAGCTCTCAAGCACAGGCAGCTGAAGACATCCTGGACAAGTACAGGAACATCAAAAGGACCAGCCCAAGTGATGGAGCCACAGGCGGAGCTTCTTACGATGGTACAGGAG ATCTGTGTGTTGAGGACAGCGTTCACGACTCTCCTAGAGAAGACACTCTGCAGAACATCTCCACAGATGACCTCCCAGACTCAGCCAGCCAGACAGCACAGCAGCATGACTCCAAGTTCTCTTTCAG TGATGCAAAGAAGAAGTTGCGGTTGGCGTTGTGTTCTGCAGACTCAGTTGCTCTGCCCATCATGGCTCCTGCGACCACACGAAATGGGCTGCCTGACCACATGGACTCTGAAG acaaTGAGATCGTCTGCTTCCTGAAGGTCCAACTGGCAGAGGCCATCAACCTTCAGGATAAGAACCAGATGGCCCAGATCCAGGAGACCACGCGCTGTGTCAGCCGCTTCGACGCACGCACCTGCAGGAAGCTGCTGGCTGCCATTGCGGAGGATTACAG aAAGCGAGCGCCATACATCGCTTATCTATCCAGGTGTCGTCAGGGCCTGCAGACCTCTCAGGCCCACCTGGAGAGGCTCCTCCAGAGGGTGCTGAGAGACAAGGAGGTAGCTAACCGCTACTTCACCACCGTCTGTGTCAGGCTCCTTCTTGAGCACATGGAGTCCAGGATGCTTGACTTCATCAAAG CGTTCCAGGGGTGCACAGCAGCGGATGacaagacagcagcagtggagGATTTTCTGCGCTACTTGTATGGCGCCATGGCCCGTGATGCCATTTGGCAGTACGCTAGCGAGGACCAGCTGCAGGACGCCCAGATGGCTATCGAGCGCAGCGTTATGAACCGCATCTTCAAACTGGCCTTCTACCCCAACCAGGATGGAGATATTCTCAGAGACCA GCTTTTCCACGAACATATCCAGCGGCTCACAAAAGTTGTGACGGCCAATCATAAAGCTCTGCAAATCCCAGAG GTTTACCTGAAGGAGGCTCCCTGGCCCTCTGCACAGTCTGAGATCAGGACCATCAATGCATACAAGACACCACGAGACAAAGTCCAGTGTATACTGCGCATGTGTTCCACCATCATGAACCTCCTCAGTCTGGCCAATGAAGACTCAGTCCCTGGAGCGGATGACTTTGTCCCTGTGCTTGTCTTTGTCCTCATAAGG GCAAACCCGCCCTGCCTGCTGTCCACCGTTCAGTACATCAATAATTTCTATGCCAGCCGGCTGAGTGGGGAGGAGTGCTATTGGTGGATGCAGTTCACCGCGGCGGTGGAATTCATTAAGACCATCGACGATCGCAAGTGA